From Apium graveolens cultivar Ventura chromosome 9, ASM990537v1, whole genome shotgun sequence, the proteins below share one genomic window:
- the LOC141682639 gene encoding lipid phosphate phosphatase epsilon 1, chloroplastic-like codes for MVASTAILNRPAIASARFSSSTKVHTVVSRFGKINIPKKYDLSLQNEVKYETSRISNYTTSYVSKDSSSLEEGFGGHEKEGFGAKLVPSEMNQLEAFLNDLSKWLMVALFSVVLLVRHDVKAIWISMGSILNVGLSIALKRIFKQERPSTASKSDPGMPSSHAQSLFYLSFVVILSMMDWLGMNIYTTVVGGLVLLLGSYFARLRVSQGFHTMSQVTAGAVAGSVYVGLWYWLWDTIVFPAFICSLWIRLVVVVGGVGCILRFVVFLVYDWIVKEH; via the exons ATGGTTGCTTCAACAGCCATTTTAAACAGACCTGCTATTGCTTCTGCCAGGTTTTCCTCTAGCACAAAAGTACACACAGTCGTTTCAAGATTTGGTAAAATAAATATACCTAAAAAATATGACTTGTCATTACAAAACGAAGTCAAGTATGAGACGAGTAGAATAAGCAACTACACTACAAGTTACGTCTCTAAAGACAGTAGTAGTCTGGAAGAAGGTTTTGGAGGTCATGAGAAGGAGGGTTTTGGTGCTAAGTTGGTTCCGTCTGAAATGAATCAACTCGAAGCTTTTCTCAATGATCTG AGCAAGTGGCTCATGGTGGCACTCTTTTCTGTGGTCCTCCTTGTGAGGCATGATGTGAAAGCAATTTGGATAAGTATGGGTTCCATTCTGAATGTTGGACTTTCAATTGCTCTGAAGAGAATTTTTAAGCAGGAGCGACCTTCAACTGCCTCCAAATCGGACCCTGGAATGCCATCCTCACATGCACAGTCGTTATTCTACCTCTCCTTTGTCGTTATTCTGTCAA TGATGGACTGGCTTGGAATGAACATTTATACAACTGTTGTTGGTGGACTTGTATTGTTATTAGGTTCATACTTT GCACGGTTACGGGTTTCACAAGGATTTCACACTATGAGCCAAGTGACTGCTGGTGCAGTGGCGGGATCTGTATATGTGGGGCTGTGGTATTGGCTCTGGGATACAATTGTTTTTCCGGCATTTATCTGTAGTTTGTGGATTAGACTTGTTGTAGTTGTTGGAGGGGTTGGATGCATTCTGCGGTTTGTTGTATTCCTTGTTTATGACTGGATTGTGAAGGAGCATTAA
- the LOC141685198 gene encoding lipid phosphate phosphatase epsilon 1, chloroplastic-like, translating to MVASTAILNRPAIASARFSSSTKVHTVVSRFGKINIPKKYDLSLQNEVKYETSRISNYTTSYVSKDSSSLEEGFGGHEKEGFGAKLVPSEMNQLEAFLNDLSKWLMVALFSVVLLVRHDVKAIWISMGSILNVGLSIALKRIFKQERPSTASKSDPGMPSSHAQSLFYLSFVVILSMMDWLGMNIYTTVVGGLVLLLGSYFARLRVSQGFHTMSQVTAGAVAGSVYVGLWYWLWDTIVFPAFICSLWIRLVVVVGGVGLVEKSTTGGGVSGNSAVGLVGLHKERDRGMWVIKNSDGEKG from the exons ATGGTTGCTTCAACAGCCATTTTAAACAGACCTGCTATTGCTTCTGCCAGGTTTTCCTCTAGCACAAAAGTACACACAGTCGTTTCAAGATTTGGTAAAATAAATATACCTAAAAAATATGACTTGTCATTACAAAACGAAGTCAAGTATGAGACGAGTAGAATAAGCAACTACACTACAAGTTACGTCTCTAAAGACAGTAGTAGTCTGGAAGAAGGTTTTGGAGGTCATGAGAAGGAGGGTTTTGGTGCTAAGTTGGTTCCGTCTGAAATGAATCAACTCGAAGCTTTTCTCAATGATCTG AGCAAGTGGCTCATGGTGGCACTCTTTTCTGTGGTCCTCCTTGTGAGGCATGATGTGAAAGCAATTTGGATAAGTATGGGTTCCATTCTGAATGTTGGACTTTCAATTGCTCTGAAGAGAATTTTTAAGCAGGAGCGACCTTCAACTGCCTCCAAATCGGACCCTGGAATGCCATCCTCACATGCACAGTCGTTATTCTACCTCTCCTTTGTCGTTATTCTGTCAA TGATGGACTGGCTTGGAATGAACATTTATACAACTGTTGTTGGTGGACTTGTATTGTTATTAGGTTCATACTTT GCACGGTTACGGGTTTCACAAGGATTTCACACTATGAGCCAAGTGACTGCTGGTGCAGTGGCGGGATCTGTATATGTGGGGCTGTGGTATTGGCTCTGGGATACAATTGTTTTTCCGGCATTTATCTGTAGTTTGTGGATTAGACTTGTTGTAGTTGTTGGAGGGGTTGGAT TAGTCGAAAAATCGACGACCGGTGGTGGGGTTAGCGGGAACTCGGCAGTGGGATTGGTGGGATTACACAAAGAAAGAGACAGAGGTATGTGGGTGATAAAGAATAGTGATGGGGAGAAGGGGTGA